From Deinococcus sp. Marseille-Q6407, one genomic window encodes:
- a CDS encoding WD40 repeat domain-containing protein — translation MALLALSSKDVAFGGKGTLLTWERDAAGAVQARRTALGGPLLYPGSSLSWVGGRVLLASNVYNTGGGGSRYGQRLMLVTPGEGAVWALEAETGLRGAYPSPDGSLFVTVRDGSVPELRRVSDGRFMRALGAAVQDAVPLSGGRTLLAVQDGAGFGRIVRHRPGRLETLYRGPQVPEHLAANRDGTRIAAAGGKDGRTLRLLDASGRMLREWRAQERVSDLTFSPDGLVLSAALGWWGDSGVQAWRVADGAAYPLPQGAQFPVSQVVIRSQNGHQSPLAAVEWGTNTVLWKFPEKSSVWYSVPSPGGRWLAGTGLTPESTERIPPNRERGTVNRFARVDARTGRSGPVLSVPVAHPNDPYAGWGLAAFDGRRVLLSESSGDGCGAQLYGYRLADLTAGRTLNTPARLGQGYARLMGCGHYAPQPEADFAPDGRLLIRDGNRLDWWAL, via the coding sequence CTGAGCAGCAAAGACGTGGCATTTGGCGGCAAGGGCACCCTGCTGACCTGGGAGCGGGACGCGGCCGGCGCGGTGCAGGCCCGGCGAACGGCGCTGGGTGGCCCGCTGCTGTATCCCGGCTCCAGCCTCAGCTGGGTGGGTGGGCGCGTTTTGCTGGCCTCCAACGTCTACAACACCGGCGGCGGCGGCAGCCGGTACGGGCAGAGGCTGATGCTGGTTACGCCCGGTGAGGGAGCAGTTTGGGCGCTGGAGGCCGAAACAGGGCTGCGCGGCGCGTACCCCTCGCCGGACGGGTCTTTGTTCGTGACCGTGCGTGACGGCAGCGTGCCCGAACTGCGCCGCGTGTCGGATGGTCGCTTCATGCGTGCGCTGGGCGCGGCGGTACAAGATGCCGTGCCGCTGAGCGGGGGCCGCACCCTGCTGGCGGTGCAGGACGGCGCCGGATTCGGGCGCATTGTGCGGCACCGGCCGGGGCGGCTGGAGACGCTCTACCGGGGGCCACAGGTGCCTGAACACCTGGCGGCAAATAGAGACGGCACCCGTATTGCCGCTGCTGGTGGGAAAGATGGGCGCACGCTGCGGCTGCTGGACGCCTCGGGCCGGATGCTGCGCGAGTGGCGGGCGCAGGAACGGGTCAGCGACCTGACCTTCAGCCCGGATGGTCTGGTGCTGAGCGCCGCGCTGGGCTGGTGGGGCGACAGTGGTGTGCAGGCCTGGCGCGTGGCCGACGGCGCCGCTTACCCCTTGCCGCAGGGCGCGCAGTTCCCGGTGTCGCAGGTGGTGATTCGCTCTCAGAATGGACACCAGAGTCCCCTCGCCGCAGTAGAGTGGGGAACGAATACGGTGCTCTGGAAGTTCCCCGAGAAATCCAGTGTCTGGTACAGTGTTCCCTCACCCGGTGGCCGGTGGTTGGCCGGCACCGGCCTCACACCCGAATCTACCGAGCGCATTCCCCCAAATAGGGAACGCGGCACCGTCAACCGCTTCGCTCGCGTGGACGCCCGTACCGGCAGGAGCGGCCCGGTGCTGAGTGTCCCGGTGGCCCACCCGAATGACCCTTATGCCGGCTGGGGCCTCGCCGCCTTCGACGGCCGGCGCGTGCTGCTGAGCGAGAGCAGCGGCGACGGCTGTGGCGCGCAGCTGTACGGCTACCGGCTGGCCGACCTCACGGCTGGCCGCACCCTGAACACCCCGGCGCGTCTGGGTCAGGGTTACGCCCGGCTGATGGGCTGCGGCCATTACGCACCCCAGCCCGAAGCCGAC